The sequence ATGTCTTTGTCGATTTCCACCACGTGTAGATGGTTTAAAGCGGCGGCCAAAGGCTCGGTGATGGCGGCCAAACCAGGACCGATCTCAATCACCACGTCGTCTGGCTGCGGGCGAACGGCGCTGACGATGTCAAAAATCACCCGACTGTCTTGTAAAAAGTTTTGCCCAAAACGTTTACGGGCAACGTGCTGACTCATAATCTACTTTCTTTATTCTTTAGGTTTTGGGCCATTTTACCCTAGCTGCCCTTGTTTTTCTTGTTTTTATTGCCCCTCTGGCCGAATCAACTGCCCTAAGGCCCTAAATCCACCTTACCTACCACCAGGCAAAAAAGCCCAGCAGCAAAAAACCATAGCGCATGACCTTGCCCAGCGCGATAAAAAATAAGCAGCTCAATACGTTTAGACGCAGCCAGCCAGCCGCAATCGGCAAAGCATCGCCTACCAGCGGCACCCACGAAAACCACAGCACCACGGCACCATAGCGCGACAGCCAGTGAAGGGCGCGGGCGGTTTTGGCATTTTCTTGCTGTGGTTTTTTCGGCAGCAGCCGGCCCATGCCGTAGCCAATCATGCTGCCCAGCACGTTGCCGATGCTGACAAACAGCCAAGCCCAGCCCCATGCCTGCGGCGATTGGGTTAAAAACCACACAAAAGCCACTTCTGAATTTCCAGGCAAAATCGTCGCCGACACTAGGCCAGACGCCAACAAACCCCATAAGGCCCACATCATCGCTGGCTCTCGTCAACATAAAAACGCACTTTAACACACTCGTCGCGTGCCGATACATGCTGCACAGC comes from Neisseriaceae bacterium CLB008 and encodes:
- a CDS encoding YqaA family protein codes for the protein MMWALWGLLASGLVSATILPGNSEVAFVWFLTQSPQAWGWAWLFVSIGNVLGSMIGYGMGRLLPKKPQQENAKTARALHWLSRYGAVVLWFSWVPLVGDALPIAAGWLRLNVLSCLFFIALGKVMRYGFLLLGFFAWW